Proteins from a single region of Lates calcarifer isolate ASB-BC8 linkage group LG19, TLL_Latcal_v3, whole genome shotgun sequence:
- the bmf1 gene encoding BCL2 modifying factor 1 codes for MDDEEDDVFEPDPHCWRTTFREIKCEDRGTQTPGPALALNNGMLPCGVEEEPRPLFYGNAGFRLHFPAHFELAGNQEARRQESEEERNGMEQLPQRQPVARSVEACIGQKLQLIGDQFHREHLQLYHRNQRNQGPLWWRLAAALLSLLFDRGFIAGGGGAGRR; via the exons ATGgacgatgaggaggatgatgtgTTTGAGCCAGACCCCCACTGCTGGCGCACCACATTCAGGGAGATAAAGTGCGAGGACCGGGGCACGCAGACACCTGGCCCTGCCCTGGCACTGAACAACGGCATGCTGCCCTGTGGAGTCGAGGAGGAGCCCAGACCACTCTTCTACG GCAACGCAGGTTTTCGATTGCACTTCCCGGCACACTTTGAGCTCGCTGGGAATCAGGAAGCGAGGCGACAGGAAAGTGAAGAGGAGCGAAACGGGATGGAGCAGCTACCCCAGCGGCAGCCTGTGGCGCGCAGTGTGGAGGCTTGCATTGGCCAGAAACTCCAGCTGATAGGAGACCAGTTTCACCGGGAACACCTACAACTG TATCATCGAAACCAAAGGAACCAGGGGCCGCTGTGGTGGCGcctggctgcagctctgctgagCCTCCTGTTTGACAGGGGCTTCATcgctggaggaggtggagcaggacGGAGGTGA